A window of the Nisaea acidiphila genome harbors these coding sequences:
- a CDS encoding branched-chain amino acid ABC transporter permease has protein sequence MSPRKLDLSIYGALIAAGILVPLLAPAFTSQMAVLWLMVLMAVTWDMTGGQMGYNSLGNITFFGIGMYASAVVQIGLVYDVAEYTSAFGAIKVDFTEDQYWTGLFLGIGFGGVMATIFAMIVGPFMLGLRGPYFAIGTLGLAVAVAEMVSGWRYVGGGSGISMPVFPGAAGTGSLVFYILLFALAILSHLVVRAVLKTRFGLAINAIRDDEDKAEAMGIHTTRYKVIAWMIPAFFMGMAGAVFGNMSGFIEPLEVAFPTATFGIFMVAMALLGGKGTIWGPVLGAILFHIIKEVTWTHLLGWQWVALGAIIIINIVYFQQGILGWAQDRWPALFGLTVDERMTRTGQAEAAE, from the coding sequence ATGAGCCCGCGGAAACTCGATCTCTCGATCTACGGCGCGCTGATCGCCGCCGGGATCCTGGTGCCCCTGCTGGCACCGGCCTTCACCAGCCAGATGGCGGTGCTCTGGCTGATGGTGCTGATGGCCGTCACCTGGGACATGACCGGCGGCCAGATGGGTTATAACTCGCTCGGCAACATCACCTTCTTCGGGATCGGGATGTATGCCTCTGCGGTGGTGCAGATCGGCCTCGTTTACGATGTCGCCGAATACACCTCGGCGTTCGGCGCCATCAAGGTGGACTTCACGGAAGACCAATACTGGACCGGTCTTTTCCTCGGGATCGGTTTCGGCGGCGTGATGGCGACGATCTTCGCGATGATCGTCGGCCCCTTCATGCTCGGCCTGCGCGGTCCCTATTTCGCCATCGGCACCCTCGGCCTCGCGGTCGCGGTCGCCGAGATGGTGAGCGGCTGGCGCTATGTCGGCGGCGGCAGCGGGATCTCGATGCCGGTCTTCCCGGGGGCGGCGGGCACCGGCTCGCTGGTCTTCTACATTCTCCTTTTCGCGCTTGCGATCCTCTCCCATCTGGTGGTCCGGGCGGTCCTGAAGACCCGTTTCGGTCTTGCCATCAACGCGATACGGGACGACGAGGACAAGGCGGAGGCGATGGGCATCCACACCACCCGCTACAAGGTGATCGCCTGGATGATTCCGGCTTTCTTCATGGGCATGGCGGGCGCCGTTTTCGGCAACATGTCCGGTTTCATCGAGCCGCTCGAGGTTGCCTTCCCGACCGCGACTTTCGGCATCTTCATGGTCGCCATGGCACTGCTCGGCGGCAAGGGAACGATCTGGGGGCCGGTGCTCGGCGCCATTCTCTTCCACATCATCAAGGAAGTGACCTGGACCCATCTGCTCGGCTGGCAGTGGGTGGCGCTGGGCGCGATCATCATCATCAACATCGTCTATTTCCAGCAGGGCATCCTCGGCTGGGCGCAGGACCGCTGGCCGGCGCTCTTCGGCCTCACGGTGGACGAGCGAATGACCCGGACGGGACAGGCGGAGGCGGCGGAATGA
- a CDS encoding ABC transporter ATP-binding protein → MSGNLIEVRGVSKSFGGVVANKGVSIDVAEGGITGLIGPNGSGKTTLFNSIVGYHPIDEGSIQFKGREISKLRVPEIARLGLLRTFQQTRIYSKMDCMKNMLISVSHRDEGLGTMFGSMRDRETEEFAEELLEFVGLYQKRFLIAGELSFGQQKLLEFAMALMNRPEVLLLDEPTAGINPTLINGLIDRLKRANEQFGITLFVIEHNMRVIMNLADRISCLAHGELLATGTPDEIQNDPRVVDAYLGAH, encoded by the coding sequence ATGAGCGGCAACCTTATCGAAGTGCGCGGCGTCTCCAAGAGCTTCGGAGGCGTCGTCGCGAACAAGGGGGTCAGCATCGACGTTGCCGAAGGCGGCATCACCGGGCTGATCGGGCCGAACGGATCGGGCAAGACGACGCTCTTCAATTCGATCGTCGGTTATCACCCGATCGACGAGGGCTCGATCCAGTTCAAGGGCCGGGAGATTTCCAAGCTCCGGGTGCCCGAGATCGCCCGGCTCGGCCTGCTCCGCACCTTCCAGCAGACCCGCATCTACTCGAAGATGGACTGCATGAAGAACATGCTGATCTCCGTCTCGCACCGGGACGAGGGCCTCGGCACCATGTTCGGCTCCATGCGGGACCGGGAAACAGAGGAGTTCGCGGAGGAACTGCTTGAGTTCGTCGGGCTCTACCAGAAACGCTTCCTGATTGCGGGCGAACTTTCCTTCGGGCAGCAGAAGCTGCTGGAATTCGCCATGGCTCTGATGAACCGGCCCGAGGTCCTGCTGCTTGACGAGCCGACGGCGGGGATCAACCCGACCCTGATCAACGGCCTGATCGATCGCCTGAAACGGGCGAACGAGCAGTTCGGCATCACCCTCTTCGTCATCGAGCACAACATGCGGGTGATCATGAACCTCGCCGACCGGATCTCCTGCCTCGCCCATGGCGAGCTGCTGGCGACCGGGACGCCGGACGAGATCCAGAACGACCCGCGCGTGGTCGACGCCTATCTGGGAGCCCACTGA
- a CDS encoding ABC transporter ATP-binding protein, with translation MSDNEHEVSVTVSEARISGYGSGGVETVISVEEVVKQVEAIADGPDQARIDALAGPDPYLSIEHLKAGYGKMQILHDFSLKVGKGQSCCLIGPNGAGKSTVLHSIFGFTNIFSGKVDVGGQDVTHYSSNEKLKNAGIAYILQDKSVFGGMTVEENLWMGGYLKETTAEAKEAAEKIFEKYPRLAARRNHQAKVLSGGERRLLEISRALVMEPEVLLVDEPSIGLEPRFIDMVFEILDDLQRVEGKTILMVEQNAKKGLEFADIGYVLVSGQTAMAGTGEELLANPEVGRLFLGG, from the coding sequence ATGAGCGATAACGAACATGAGGTATCCGTCACGGTGAGCGAGGCCAGGATCAGCGGCTACGGCAGCGGCGGCGTCGAGACGGTGATTTCCGTCGAAGAGGTGGTCAAGCAGGTCGAGGCGATCGCGGATGGCCCCGACCAAGCCAGGATCGATGCGTTGGCGGGGCCGGATCCCTATCTCTCGATCGAACACCTGAAGGCCGGCTACGGGAAGATGCAGATCCTGCATGACTTTTCGCTCAAGGTCGGCAAGGGGCAGTCCTGCTGTCTGATCGGTCCGAACGGGGCCGGCAAGTCGACGGTGCTGCACTCGATCTTCGGCTTCACGAATATCTTCTCCGGCAAGGTCGATGTCGGCGGCCAGGATGTGACTCACTATTCCTCGAACGAGAAGCTGAAGAACGCGGGCATCGCCTACATCCTGCAGGACAAGTCCGTCTTCGGCGGCATGACCGTCGAGGAAAATCTCTGGATGGGCGGCTACCTGAAGGAGACCACGGCGGAGGCGAAGGAGGCGGCGGAGAAGATTTTCGAGAAGTACCCTCGCCTCGCCGCCCGCCGGAACCATCAGGCCAAGGTGCTGTCCGGCGGCGAGCGCCGCCTTCTCGAGATCAGCCGGGCATTGGTCATGGAGCCGGAGGTGCTGCTGGTGGACGAGCCCTCGATCGGTCTCGAGCCGCGCTTCATCGACATGGTGTTCGAGATCCTCGACGATTTGCAGCGGGTCGAGGGCAAGACCATCCTGATGGTGGAGCAGAACGCCAAGAAGGGGCTCGAATTCGCCGATATCGGCTACGTGCTGGTCTCCGGCCAGACCGCGATGGCGGGCACCGGCGAAGAGCTCCTGGCGAACCCGGAGGTCGGGCGGCTGTTCCTCGGGGGCTAG
- a CDS encoding GFA family protein — translation MKLEGSCHCGAVRFSLESRHPYPFNLCYCSICRKTAGSGGYAINLSGDFESLEIEGAEHITKYNARIEGDESPAERSFCSRCGSALWLWDPRWPELVHPQAGAIDTPLPAAPERTHLMLGSKPDWVPLHEGPKDQCFDGYPEESIEAWHKRLGLER, via the coding sequence GTGAAGCTTGAAGGCTCCTGCCATTGCGGCGCCGTGCGCTTCAGCCTGGAGAGCCGGCACCCCTATCCGTTCAATCTCTGCTACTGCTCGATCTGCCGCAAGACCGCCGGCAGCGGCGGCTACGCGATCAATCTCTCGGGCGATTTCGAAAGCCTCGAGATCGAGGGCGCGGAACACATCACGAAATACAACGCCAGGATAGAAGGCGACGAGAGTCCCGCCGAGCGCAGTTTCTGCAGCAGATGCGGCTCAGCTCTCTGGCTCTGGGACCCGCGCTGGCCGGAACTCGTGCACCCGCAGGCCGGCGCCATCGACACCCCGCTGCCGGCCGCACCGGAACGCACCCACCTGATGCTCGGGAGCAAACCGGACTGGGTGCCGCTGCATGAAGGCCCGAAGGACCAGTGCTTCGACGGCTATCCGGAAGAAAGCATCGAAGCCTGGCACAAACGGCTCGGGCTGGAACGCTAG
- the rsmD gene encoding 16S rRNA (guanine(966)-N(2))-methyltransferase RsmD yields MRIVAGKHRGTKLVAPENWTTRPTADRTRESLFGILAGGKHGDPVSDGLVVDVFAGTGALGLEALSRGAAEVFFIESDREAVTALHQNTSRLKAGGDVTVIEGDVLTLQRTSPRPVSLVLMDPPYRSGLAAPAIDRLHERGWIDGNTLVVVECEKSEELEVPEWLDEVESRIYGRARVNFFRPNFSVDAGTEKLGEA; encoded by the coding sequence ATGCGGATCGTCGCGGGAAAACATCGCGGAACCAAACTCGTCGCCCCTGAGAACTGGACGACCCGGCCGACGGCGGACCGGACGCGCGAGTCGCTTTTCGGCATTCTCGCCGGCGGCAAGCATGGCGATCCCGTCTCGGACGGCCTTGTGGTCGATGTCTTCGCCGGTACCGGCGCGCTGGGCCTCGAAGCCCTCTCACGCGGTGCGGCGGAAGTGTTCTTCATCGAAAGCGACCGGGAGGCGGTGACCGCGCTGCACCAGAATACTTCCCGCCTGAAAGCCGGGGGCGACGTGACCGTGATCGAGGGCGACGTGCTCACCCTGCAACGGACCAGCCCGCGTCCGGTCTCACTTGTGCTGATGGATCCGCCTTACCGCAGCGGTCTGGCCGCCCCGGCAATCGACCGGCTGCACGAGCGCGGCTGGATCGACGGAAACACGCTGGTCGTCGTCGAATGCGAGAAGTCGGAAGAGCTGGAAGTTCCCGAATGGCTGGACGAGGTCGAGAGCCGCATCTATGGCCGTGCCCGGGTCAATTTCTTCCGGCCTAACTTCAGCGTCGATGCGGGAACGGAGAAACTCGGTGAAGCTTGA
- a CDS encoding pseudouridine synthase — translation MTDFSKVFTEDRGAERIAKRLARAGLCSRREAEQWIAAGRVELDGKVLDSPAITVTAESRIRVDGRDLPVLEPTRLWRFHKPRGVVTTNKDPEGRETVFDVLPPDLPRVVTVGRLDFDTEGLLLLTNDGELSRLLELPATGWLRKYRVRVYGSITEKSIALLRKGPTVDGIKYGPVTVERDIEGKSNTWLTLGIREGKNREIRKLMDHVGLKVNRLIRVSYGPFQLGELPAGEVAEVRQATLKEQLGLKEEKKTGTATAKPKAPFKGPRRQPGKEQGQAASGGEKRSTRGTASKQNTARGNAKPRPARGEKHADRRGKTSRNQTRRP, via the coding sequence ATGACCGATTTCAGCAAAGTCTTCACCGAGGATCGCGGCGCCGAGCGGATCGCGAAAAGGCTCGCCCGCGCCGGGCTTTGCTCGCGCCGCGAGGCCGAGCAATGGATCGCCGCCGGCCGGGTCGAGCTGGACGGCAAGGTGCTGGACAGCCCCGCGATCACCGTAACGGCGGAAAGCCGCATCCGGGTCGACGGCCGCGACCTGCCGGTGCTGGAGCCCACCCGGCTCTGGCGCTTCCACAAGCCGCGCGGCGTGGTGACGACCAACAAGGACCCCGAAGGCCGGGAGACCGTGTTCGACGTGCTACCTCCCGACCTTCCGCGCGTGGTGACCGTCGGGCGGCTCGACTTCGACACCGAGGGGCTGCTGCTCCTGACCAATGACGGCGAACTCTCGCGTCTTCTGGAACTTCCGGCCACCGGCTGGCTGCGTAAATACCGGGTCCGGGTCTACGGCTCGATCACCGAGAAATCGATCGCCCTGCTCCGCAAGGGACCGACGGTCGACGGCATCAAGTACGGCCCGGTCACCGTCGAGCGCGACATCGAGGGCAAGTCGAATACCTGGCTCACCCTCGGCATCCGCGAGGGCAAGAACCGCGAGATCCGCAAGCTGATGGACCATGTCGGCCTCAAGGTGAACCGGCTGATCCGGGTCTCCTACGGCCCGTTCCAGCTTGGCGAACTGCCGGCAGGAGAGGTCGCGGAGGTTCGGCAGGCGACGCTGAAGGAACAGCTCGGCCTCAAGGAAGAAAAGAAGACCGGCACCGCGACGGCAAAACCGAAGGCACCGTTCAAAGGTCCGCGACGCCAGCCGGGCAAGGAACAGGGGCAAGCCGCAAGCGGCGGCGAAAAACGCTCGACGCGCGGCACGGCGTCCAAGCAGAATACGGCCCGGGGAAATGCAAAACCGCGGCCGGCTCGTGGAGAGAAACATGCGGATCGTCGCGGGAAAACATCGCGGAACCAAACTCGTCGCCCCTGA
- a CDS encoding nucleoside deaminase: protein MDETRENPMALALAEAEAAAARGEVPVGAVVTDAEGRVLASAGNRVEELNDPSAHAEILAIRAAAAKTGSPRLTGCDLHVTLEPCPMCAQAISFARIRRLAFGAYDPKGGGVEHGPRIYHQTTCHHQPEVVGGVEERRAGDLLREFFRDRRPDRS, encoded by the coding sequence ATGGACGAGACACGCGAAAATCCGATGGCGCTCGCGCTCGCCGAGGCCGAAGCGGCGGCGGCACGGGGCGAGGTGCCGGTTGGCGCCGTGGTGACCGATGCGGAAGGCCGGGTGCTGGCCTCCGCCGGAAACCGGGTCGAGGAGCTGAACGACCCGAGCGCCCACGCGGAAATCCTGGCGATCCGCGCCGCCGCGGCGAAGACCGGTTCGCCGCGCCTGACCGGCTGCGACCTTCACGTCACGCTCGAGCCCTGTCCGATGTGCGCGCAGGCGATCAGCTTCGCCCGCATCCGCCGGCTCGCCTTCGGCGCCTACGACCCGAAGGGCGGCGGCGTGGAGCATGGGCCGCGCATCTATCACCAGACGACCTGCCACCATCAGCCGGAAGTGGTCGGCGGCGTCGAGGAACGCCGCGCCGGCGATCTGCTTCGGGAGTTCTTCCGGGACCGCCGCCCGGACCGCAGCTAG
- the cobB gene encoding Sir2 family NAD+-dependent deacetylase: protein MQLNLSPEASIVILTGAGISKESGLDTFRDADGIWSKVNLEDVATPEGYRRNPVMVHEFYNARRRSLLNANVTPNAAHAALAKLEKEWPGTVLLVTQNIDDLHERAGSSNLLHMHGEMLKVRCERTGEIFEWREDLGLESRSPTTNEAGTLRPHVVWFGEMPLYMEEIYEALSDADLFISIGTSGNVYPAAGFVQEARMHGAHTIELNLEPSEGATLFAEKRYGPASEIVPDYVEELLGAC, encoded by the coding sequence ATGCAACTCAATCTTTCGCCGGAGGCCTCCATCGTCATCCTGACGGGGGCCGGCATTTCCAAGGAAAGCGGCCTCGATACTTTCCGCGACGCGGACGGGATCTGGTCGAAGGTCAATCTGGAGGATGTCGCGACGCCGGAGGGCTACCGGCGCAATCCGGTGATGGTGCACGAATTCTACAATGCCCGCCGACGCTCCCTGCTGAACGCCAACGTGACGCCGAACGCGGCCCATGCGGCACTGGCGAAGCTGGAGAAGGAATGGCCGGGAACGGTTTTGCTGGTCACGCAGAATATCGACGATCTGCATGAACGCGCGGGCTCGTCGAACCTGCTGCACATGCATGGCGAGATGCTGAAAGTGCGCTGCGAGCGCACCGGAGAGATCTTCGAGTGGCGCGAGGATCTCGGCCTCGAGAGCCGCAGTCCGACCACGAACGAGGCCGGAACGCTGCGCCCGCATGTGGTCTGGTTCGGGGAGATGCCGCTCTATATGGAAGAGATCTACGAGGCGCTTTCCGACGCCGACCTCTTCATCTCCATCGGCACCTCCGGCAACGTCTATCCCGCCGCCGGCTTCGTCCAGGAGGCCCGCATGCACGGCGCCCACACGATCGAGCTCAATCTCGAGCCGTCCGAGGGCGCGACCCTCTTCGCCGAGAAGCGCTACGGCCCCGCGAGCGAGATCGTGCCGGATTATGTGGAAGAGTTGCTGGGAGCTTGCTAG
- a CDS encoding SDR family NAD(P)-dependent oxidoreductase, with the protein MQVQGQAAIVTGGGSGLGAGTARALAAAGAKVALFDVNAEGAGKVAQEIGGIAVACDVADAASAEAAIAKAREAHGPARILVNCAGIAPAERIVGRNGPMPLDNFRRVIEVNLIGTFNMMRLAAADMAEMDPLEDGERGIVISTASVAAFEGQIGQSAYAASKGGVHALTIVGAREFSKAGIRFNTIAPGLFGTPMLLGMPQEVQDSLAATVPYPSRFGTPEEYAKLALAMIDNVMLNGETVRLDGAIRMQPR; encoded by the coding sequence ATGCAGGTTCAGGGGCAAGCCGCGATCGTGACCGGCGGCGGCAGCGGGCTCGGCGCGGGCACCGCGCGGGCGCTGGCGGCGGCGGGAGCGAAGGTCGCTTTGTTCGACGTCAACGCGGAGGGTGCCGGGAAGGTCGCCCAGGAGATCGGCGGGATCGCGGTTGCTTGCGACGTCGCCGACGCCGCCTCGGCGGAAGCCGCCATCGCCAAGGCCCGTGAGGCGCACGGCCCGGCCCGCATCCTGGTGAACTGCGCCGGCATCGCGCCTGCGGAGCGTATCGTCGGCCGCAACGGGCCGATGCCGCTCGACAATTTCCGCCGCGTCATCGAGGTGAACCTGATCGGCACCTTCAACATGATGCGGCTCGCCGCGGCCGACATGGCTGAGATGGACCCGCTTGAGGACGGCGAACGCGGCATCGTCATCTCCACCGCCTCCGTCGCCGCCTTCGAGGGCCAGATCGGACAGAGCGCCTATGCCGCCTCCAAGGGCGGCGTGCACGCGCTGACCATCGTCGGCGCGCGAGAATTCTCCAAGGCCGGGATCCGCTTCAACACCATCGCGCCGGGCCTCTTCGGCACCCCGATGCTGCTCGGCATGCCGCAGGAGGTGCAGGACAGCCTCGCCGCCACCGTGCCCTATCCCTCGCGCTTCGGCACGCCGGAGGAATACGCGAAACTGGCACTCGCGATGATCGACAACGTGATGCTGAACGGCGAGACCGTGCGGCTGGACGGCGCGATCCGCATGCAGCCGCGCTGA
- a CDS encoding DUF3429 domain-containing protein encodes MFSFLRDVPRPALVLGLGGVIPFYILSLPLWLTDPLYGYVLIDSMITYGAVILSFLGAVHWGAAMWQGELEEAREEDEEEMDRASWARYGWSVIPALIAWIGTLLIPFAGLMLIAVGIALAYFIDLRACRAGFFPEWYEGLRKVLTILVLLACANAAVSGVIQPY; translated from the coding sequence ATGTTCTCATTCCTCCGAGACGTTCCCCGCCCGGCCCTGGTCCTCGGTCTCGGCGGCGTCATCCCGTTCTACATTCTCTCCCTGCCGCTCTGGCTGACGGACCCACTCTACGGCTACGTCCTGATCGACAGCATGATCACCTACGGCGCGGTCATTCTGTCTTTCCTCGGTGCGGTCCACTGGGGGGCGGCGATGTGGCAGGGCGAGCTCGAGGAGGCGCGCGAAGAGGACGAGGAGGAAATGGATCGGGCCTCCTGGGCGCGCTATGGCTGGAGCGTGATCCCGGCGCTGATCGCCTGGATCGGCACCCTGCTGATCCCGTTCGCCGGTCTCATGCTGATCGCGGTCGGCATCGCGCTGGCCTATTTCATCGACCTGCGCGCCTGCCGGGCGGGGTTCTTTCCGGAATGGTACGAGGGTTTGCGGAAGGTCCTGACGATCCTGGTGCTCCTCGCCTGTGCCAACGCCGCGGTCAGCGGCGTGATTCAGCCATACTGA
- a CDS encoding DMT family transporter, translating to MALAETSLSARWAALSPNTQGALWIAVSCVIFSIMQANVKLLGARLDTFQIAFFRCAFGLAVILPFMFRAGPQVFKTRRPFAHLLRGCLGAGAMACGFYSVTHMPLADATAISFAKPLFMIVLAVLFLNEKVRWRRWSATAVGFLGVLIMVRPGSSEIGFASGIALLGTMFVALVVVVVKKLSETESPLTILFSFGIISTSIMTIPALLVWQQPTWTELGLLLSVGALGSAGQACAVRGFKVGEATAVVPFDYSRLIFAGFIGYWLFADIPGPHTMAGAALIVASTLYIARREAQLGKKPVRNKTDHHPVVLTDEQSGRH from the coding sequence ATGGCCTTGGCCGAAACATCCCTGTCCGCCCGCTGGGCCGCCTTGTCGCCCAACACCCAGGGTGCGCTCTGGATCGCCGTTTCCTGCGTCATCTTTTCGATCATGCAGGCGAATGTGAAGCTGCTCGGCGCCCGCCTCGACACCTTTCAGATCGCCTTTTTCCGCTGCGCCTTCGGCCTCGCGGTGATCCTGCCCTTCATGTTCCGGGCCGGGCCGCAGGTCTTCAAGACCAGACGCCCCTTCGCCCACCTGCTGCGCGGTTGCCTCGGCGCCGGCGCAATGGCCTGCGGCTTCTATTCGGTCACCCACATGCCGCTCGCCGATGCGACGGCAATCAGCTTCGCCAAACCGCTCTTCATGATCGTGCTGGCGGTCCTCTTCCTGAACGAGAAAGTCCGCTGGCGGCGCTGGTCGGCCACCGCAGTCGGCTTTCTCGGCGTGCTGATCATGGTGCGGCCCGGCTCCTCTGAGATCGGCTTCGCCTCGGGGATCGCGCTGCTCGGGACGATGTTCGTCGCCCTCGTGGTGGTCGTGGTGAAGAAACTCAGCGAGACGGAATCCCCGCTCACAATTCTCTTCAGTTTCGGCATCATCTCGACATCGATCATGACGATACCGGCGCTTCTGGTCTGGCAGCAGCCGACCTGGACGGAACTCGGCCTGTTGCTCTCGGTCGGCGCGCTCGGCTCGGCGGGACAGGCCTGCGCGGTGCGCGGCTTCAAGGTCGGGGAAGCAACGGCAGTGGTGCCGTTCGACTATTCGCGCCTGATATTCGCCGGCTTCATCGGCTACTGGCTGTTCGCGGACATCCCGGGCCCTCACACCATGGCCGGTGCGGCCCTTATCGTCGCGTCGACACTCTATATCGCACGCCGCGAAGCACAGCTCGGCAAGAAACCCGTGCGCAACAAGACCGACCATCATCCGGTCGTACTGACGGACGAGCAGTCAGGCCGACATTGA
- a CDS encoding GNAT family N-acetyltransferase has protein sequence MKAAGMPKGIEIRDAVPADAHDIASFHVKVWRETYGDIAPAEAIAVLDESRRLPGWIESLGSPDPRKKTLLAMDGGTIVGLVSYAPPNARIFGRRGEIKHLYVDASQRGRGLGAHLLRLALQQMSELDFEGAGLSVVEQNAAARQFYKSLGGTESGTFEDPGPIWKSSNILVVWPGGESAS, from the coding sequence ATGAAAGCCGCAGGAATGCCGAAAGGTATCGAGATCCGTGACGCGGTTCCCGCCGACGCGCATGACATCGCCTCGTTCCACGTCAAGGTCTGGCGCGAGACCTACGGCGACATCGCGCCGGCAGAGGCGATCGCCGTTCTCGACGAGTCGCGCCGCCTGCCCGGTTGGATCGAGTCCCTCGGCTCGCCGGATCCCCGCAAGAAAACGCTGCTCGCCATGGATGGCGGCACGATCGTCGGGCTCGTCAGCTATGCCCCTCCAAACGCCCGGATCTTCGGCAGGAGGGGCGAGATCAAGCATCTATACGTCGATGCGAGCCAGCGCGGACGAGGGCTCGGCGCGCATCTTCTCCGGCTTGCGCTGCAACAGATGAGCGAACTGGATTTCGAGGGCGCGGGTCTCTCTGTCGTGGAGCAGAACGCCGCCGCGCGGCAATTCTACAAGTCCCTCGGCGGGACGGAGAGCGGCACGTTCGAGGATCCGGGGCCGATCTGGAAATCCAGCAATATCCTCGTCGTCTGGCCTGGCGGAGAGAGCGCGTCCTGA